The genomic stretch AGATGGGGCATCGGTGTAGTCCGGCCTACTCTTCGATCGCAGCGCTGCTTCCTTCGCCAGGTAATCGGCCCTTTCATTTCCCTCCAAACCTGCGTGGGCTTTTATCCAGAACAAGGAAACTCTCTTATTCTGGGAGGCGCAGTGGCGGAGAGCATTTCTTGTTTCCACTGCCAGAGGATGGGGGGAGGTTGGGTTGGCGACAGTTTGCAGCGCCGCCATTGAGTCACTGAATATGCCGAACGTGGTTTTTTCGCTTTTGAGCGCCTCCCCAGCTGCTCTCTGTAGTGCCAACAGTTCCGCCTGGTACACGGTGCAGTAGGACGGCAGTACAAGTTTTTTCGACTTAATTTCGGTGGCACTATCCCACAAAGATAGCGCCGCGCCGACTTTGCCCTCGATTTTGCTGCCGTCCGTGAAGATTCTCACGTCGTAATTAAAGGCGTGGTTGTTATATTGTTCCTCGTCTACCAGGCTACCGAACTCTACAGTTGTCTGTTCGGCTGGGTGGGGGAAGTCCATCGCACTTGTCATTGTTTCTATGTCCCGGTCCCCTAATGCTGAATGGGGCAATCCCCTCTTTGCTTCGTACAGTGAAGCAGCTTCACGCACTCGAAGATCGAGGGGGAGTATCCCCGCCAGCAAGAGGGCCGAGTGCAGGGAGACCGTGCGATGGGCTCTGCAGAGCTTTTGAGCGAAGCCTCTTTGTACCACGTTCAGCTGTTTTCTTATCCCCAGTTTGTTCACGGCTGGCGCCCATGCACTCGCGGCGTACAGCACTATAGGTTCGACAACGGCGGTGTAGATCGAACGCACGACCTCTGGGTGCAGTCCCCAACTCACACGTGCAGATCTGGCAAGGTGCTTGTAAATAGCAATTGCTTTTTTACATGCGCCGGCAACGTGAGAGTTGAAGGTGAGGCCTGCGTCTA from Spodoptera frugiperda isolate SF20-4 chromosome 19, AGI-APGP_CSIRO_Sfru_2.0, whole genome shotgun sequence encodes the following:
- the LOC126911788 gene encoding uncharacterized protein LOC126911788, whose translation is MVITRKLKYDTPRLAMGGIDIGMSKEVKILGLTIDAGLTFNSHVAGACKKAIAIYKHLARSARVSWGLHPEVVRSIYTAVVEPIVLYAASAWAPAVNKLGIRKQLNVVQRGFAQKLCRAHRTVSLHSALLLAGILPLDLRVREAASLYEAKRGLPHSALGDRDIETMTSAMDFPHPAEQTTVEFGSLVDEEQYNNHAFNYDVRIFTDGSKIEGKVGAALSLWDSATEIKSKKLVLPSYCTVYQAELLALQRAAGEALKSEKTTFGIFSDSMAALQTVANPTSPHPLAVETRNALRHCASQNKRVSLFWIKAHAGLEGNERADYLAKEAALRSKRRIRMDTISEWDARYKSGDTASITKIFFPSAAAAYSTVRKIETSSITTQLFTGHGGFSEYLYRFKLRGNPSCLCDPAVEETVPHVIFACPVYARARHEVEQRLEGEKFSPEDIHEHMKKAKTRNIVLDFCKHVISQVIAKNKT